A DNA window from Ornithinimicrobium humiphilum contains the following coding sequences:
- a CDS encoding DNA-directed RNA polymerase subunit beta', translating to MLDVNFFDELRIGLATAEDIRAWSHGEVKKPETINYRTLKPEKDGLFCEKIFGPTRDWECYCGKYKRVRFKGIICERCGVEVTRAGVRRERMGHIELAAPVTHIWYFKGVPSRLGYLLDLAPKDLEKVIYFAAYMITHVDEEQRHADLPTLEAQIQTEKKHLENRRDADIEERAKKLEADLAELEAEGAKADAKRKVKDGAEREMNQIRRRADQQIERLEQVWDRFKNLKVQDLEGDEVLYREMRDRFGMYFEGGMGAAALQKRLQTFDLEAEAESLREIIATGKGQRKTRAIKRLKVVTSFLTTKNEPAGMVLDAVPVIPPDLRPMVQLDGGRFATSDLNDLYRRVINRNNRLKRLLDLGAPEIIVNNEKRMLQEAVDSLFDNGRRGRAVTGPGNRPLKSLSDMLKGKQGRFRQNLLGKRVDYSGRSVIVVGPQLKLHQCGLPKQMALELFKPFVMKRLVDLDHAQNIKSAKRMVERGRSVVWDVLEEVITDHPVLLNRAPTLHRLGIQAFEPQLVEGKAIQIHPLVCTAFNADFDGDQMAVHLPLSAEAQAEARILMLSSNNILKPADGRPVTMPTQDMVIGLFHLTSESPFGKGTADVLVDEDGNQHLRSFSTVAEARMAFDAGQIALGTPIRLRLTNTAPPLGHELPEEVVVDEQGVADRFELDTTLGRAIFNDALPVNYPYVNDVVEKKRLSGIVNDLAERYTKVQVAASLDALKDIGYHWATRSGTTVAVSDVQTPARKTEILAGYESKASKVQLQYERGLITDDERRQELVEIWTQATNEVAKELETTMPKDNTIYRMVTSGARGNWFQLRQIAGMRGLMANPKGEIIPRPIKSNFREGLSVLEFFISTHGARKGLADTALRTADSGYLTRRLVDVSQDVIIREDDCGTDRGFVMPIAVRLESGALRQHDDVETSVYARTLVEDVVSADGEVLAEAGIDLGDVVIARLVEAGVENVKVRSVLTCESLVGTCAKCYGRSLATGKLVDIGEAVGIIAAQSIGEPGTQLTMRTFHTGGVAGDDITQGLPRVVELFEARTPKAVAPIAEASGRIEIEDTDKARRILLTPDDGSDEHAYPVSKRSRLLVQDGQHVEVGTQLVSGAIDPKQVLRILGPRATQQHLVDEVQAVYRQQGVSIHDKHIEVIVRQMLRRITIIEAGDADLLPGTLVERGRFETENRRVVSEGGRPASGRPELMGITKASLATDSWLSAASFQETTRVLTEAAMEAKSDPLLGLKENVILGKLIPAGTGLPRYRNLTVEPTEEAKAEAYAVPVYDDFDYAGAFGQGSGEAVRLDDLPMDERY from the coding sequence GTGCTCGACGTCAACTTCTTTGACGAGCTGCGTATCGGCCTGGCCACGGCGGAGGACATCCGCGCCTGGAGCCACGGCGAGGTCAAGAAGCCCGAGACCATCAACTACCGCACCCTGAAGCCGGAGAAGGACGGGCTCTTCTGCGAGAAGATCTTCGGCCCCACCCGTGACTGGGAGTGCTACTGCGGCAAGTACAAGCGCGTCCGCTTCAAGGGCATCATCTGCGAGCGCTGCGGCGTCGAGGTGACCCGTGCGGGCGTGCGCCGCGAGCGCATGGGCCACATCGAGCTCGCCGCGCCCGTCACCCACATCTGGTACTTCAAGGGCGTCCCGTCGCGCCTGGGCTACCTGCTCGACCTGGCCCCGAAGGACCTCGAGAAGGTCATCTACTTCGCGGCCTACATGATCACGCACGTCGACGAGGAGCAGCGTCACGCCGACCTGCCCACGCTCGAGGCGCAGATCCAGACCGAGAAGAAGCACCTCGAGAACCGGCGCGACGCCGACATCGAGGAGCGCGCCAAGAAGCTCGAGGCCGACCTGGCCGAGCTCGAGGCCGAGGGTGCCAAGGCCGACGCCAAGCGCAAGGTCAAGGACGGCGCCGAGCGGGAGATGAACCAGATCCGCCGTCGCGCCGACCAGCAGATCGAGCGCCTCGAGCAGGTCTGGGACCGCTTCAAGAACCTCAAGGTCCAGGACCTCGAGGGCGACGAGGTGCTCTACCGCGAGATGCGGGACCGCTTCGGCATGTACTTCGAGGGCGGCATGGGTGCGGCGGCGCTGCAGAAGCGCCTCCAGACCTTCGACCTCGAGGCCGAGGCCGAGTCGCTGCGCGAGATCATCGCCACCGGCAAGGGCCAGCGCAAGACCCGCGCCATCAAGCGTCTCAAGGTCGTCACCAGCTTCCTGACGACCAAGAACGAGCCCGCCGGCATGGTGCTGGACGCGGTCCCGGTCATCCCGCCGGACCTGCGTCCGATGGTCCAGCTGGACGGTGGTCGTTTCGCGACCTCCGACCTCAACGACCTCTACCGCCGCGTCATCAACCGCAACAACCGCCTCAAGCGACTGCTCGACCTCGGCGCGCCCGAGATCATCGTCAACAACGAGAAGCGGATGCTGCAGGAGGCCGTCGACTCGCTGTTCGACAACGGCCGCCGCGGTCGCGCCGTCACCGGCCCGGGCAACCGCCCGCTGAAGTCGCTGTCCGACATGCTCAAGGGCAAGCAGGGCCGCTTCCGCCAGAACCTGCTGGGCAAGCGCGTCGACTACTCCGGCCGTTCGGTCATCGTCGTCGGCCCGCAGCTCAAGCTGCACCAGTGCGGCCTGCCCAAGCAGATGGCGCTGGAGCTCTTCAAGCCGTTCGTGATGAAGCGCCTGGTCGACCTCGACCACGCCCAGAACATCAAGTCGGCCAAGCGCATGGTCGAGCGCGGCCGTTCGGTCGTGTGGGACGTGCTCGAGGAGGTCATCACCGACCACCCCGTGCTGCTCAACCGCGCGCCCACGCTGCACCGTCTGGGCATCCAGGCGTTCGAGCCGCAGCTGGTCGAGGGCAAGGCGATCCAGATCCACCCGCTGGTCTGCACCGCCTTCAACGCCGACTTCGACGGTGACCAGATGGCGGTCCACCTGCCGCTGTCCGCCGAGGCCCAGGCCGAGGCCCGGATCCTCATGCTCTCGAGCAACAACATCCTGAAGCCGGCCGACGGTCGCCCCGTCACCATGCCGACCCAGGACATGGTCATCGGCCTGTTCCACCTGACCTCCGAGTCGCCCTTCGGCAAGGGCACCGCGGACGTGCTCGTGGACGAGGACGGCAACCAGCACCTGCGCTCGTTCAGCACCGTCGCCGAGGCCCGCATGGCCTTCGACGCCGGCCAGATCGCGCTCGGCACCCCGATCCGCCTCCGCCTGACCAACACCGCCCCGCCGCTCGGCCACGAGCTGCCGGAGGAGGTCGTGGTGGACGAGCAGGGCGTCGCCGACCGCTTCGAGCTGGACACCACGCTGGGCCGCGCGATCTTCAACGACGCGCTGCCGGTGAACTACCCCTACGTCAACGACGTGGTGGAGAAGAAGCGCCTCTCGGGCATCGTCAACGACCTGGCCGAGCGCTACACTAAGGTGCAGGTCGCCGCGAGCCTCGACGCGCTCAAGGACATCGGCTACCACTGGGCGACCCGCTCGGGCACCACGGTGGCGGTCTCGGACGTGCAGACCCCGGCCCGCAAGACGGAGATCCTCGCCGGCTACGAGTCCAAGGCGAGCAAGGTCCAGCTGCAGTACGAGCGTGGTCTGATCACCGACGACGAGCGCCGCCAGGAGCTCGTCGAGATCTGGACCCAGGCGACCAACGAGGTCGCCAAGGAGCTCGAGACCACGATGCCCAAGGACAACACCATCTACCGGATGGTCACCTCGGGTGCGCGTGGTAACTGGTTCCAGCTGCGTCAGATCGCCGGTATGCGTGGCCTGATGGCCAACCCGAAGGGCGAGATCATCCCGCGTCCGATCAAGTCGAACTTCCGCGAGGGCCTGTCGGTCCTGGAGTTCTTCATCTCGACGCACGGTGCTCGCAAGGGTCTGGCGGACACCGCGCTGCGGACCGCCGACTCGGGCTACCTGACCCGTCGTCTGGTCGACGTCTCCCAGGACGTCATCATCCGCGAGGACGACTGCGGCACCGACCGTGGCTTCGTCATGCCGATCGCGGTGCGCCTCGAGAGCGGTGCGCTGCGCCAGCACGACGACGTCGAGACCTCCGTCTACGCCCGCACCCTCGTCGAGGACGTCGTGTCCGCCGACGGCGAGGTGCTGGCGGAGGCCGGCATCGACCTCGGCGACGTGGTCATCGCCCGTCTCGTCGAGGCCGGCGTGGAGAACGTCAAGGTCCGCTCGGTCCTGACCTGCGAGTCGCTGGTCGGCACGTGCGCCAAGTGCTACGGCCGCTCGCTGGCCACCGGTAAGCTCGTCGACATCGGCGAGGCCGTCGGCATCATCGCGGCCCAGTCGATCGGTGAGCCCGGCACCCAGCTGACGATGCGGACCTTCCACACCGGTGGTGTGGCCGGTGACGACATCACGCAGGGTCTGCCGCGTGTCGTCGAGCTCTTCGAGGCCCGCACCCCGAAGGCGGTCGCCCCGATCGCCGAGGCCAGCGGCCGCATCGAGATCGAGGACACCGACAAGGCCCGTCGCATCCTGCTCACGCCGGACGACGGCTCCGACGAGCACGCCTACCCGGTCAGCAAGCGTTCGCGCCTGCTGGTCCAGGACGGCCAGCACGTCGAGGTCGGCACCCAGCTGGTCTCCGGTGCGATCGACCCCAAGCAGGTCCTCCGCATCCTGGGCCCCCGCGCCACGCAGCAGCACCTCGTGGACGAGGTCCAGGCGGTCTACCGCCAGCAGGGTGTGTCGATCCACGACAAGCACATCGAGGTCATCGTGCGGCAGATGCTGCGCCGGATCACGATCATCGAGGCCGGCGACGCCGACCTGCTCCCGGGCACGCTCGTGGAGCGGGGCCGTTTCGAGACCGAGAACCGTCGCGTGGTGTCCGAGGGCGGGCGTCCGGCCTCCGGCCGTCCCGAGCTCATGGGCATCACCAAGGCCTCGCTCGCGACCGACTCGTGGCTCTCCGCGGCCTCCTTCCAGGAGACCACCCGCGTCCTCACCGAGGCCGCGATGGAGGCCAAGAGCGACCCGCTGCTGGGCCTGAAGGAGAACGTCATCCTGGGCAAGCTGATCCCGGCCGGTACGGGCCTGCCCCGTTACCGCAACCTCACGGTCGAGCCGACCGAGGAGGCCAAGGCCGAGGCCTACGCCGTGCCCGTCTACGACGACTTCGACTACGCGGGTGCGTTCGGCCAGGGTTCCGGCGAGGCGGTCCGCCTCGACGACCTCCCGATGGACGAGCGCTACTGA
- the rpoB gene encoding DNA-directed RNA polymerase subunit beta, translating into MAASRTAKKTVSTARTASGRLSFAKIREPLEVPDLLALQTESFDWLLGNEAWQARVAAAKAEGRNDIPTTSGLEEIFEEISPIEDFSGSMSLSFRDHRFEEQKYSIEECQEKDMTYSAPLFVTAEFINNSTGEIKSQTVFMGDFPLMTPRGTFIVNGTERVVVSQLVRSPGVYFERSLDKTSDKDIFSAKIIPSRGAWLEFEIDKRDQVGVRVDRKRKQSVTVLLKALGWTEAQILEEFGDYESIRATLEKDHTAGQDEALLDIYRKLRPGEPPTKEAAQNLLDNLYFNPKRYDLAKVGRYKINKKLGLQAPLEDSVLGIDDVVATIKYLVALHAGQDTLAMPAGDTLVEVDDIDHFGNRRLRSVGELIQNQVRTGLSRMERVVRERMTTQDVEAITPQTLINIRPVVASIKEFFGTSQLSQFMDQNNPLSGLTHKRRLSALGPGGLSRDRAGMEVRDVHPSHYGRMCPIETPEGPNIGLIGSLASYGRINPFGFVETPYRRVVDGKVTDEVDYLSADEEDRFVIAQANANLAEDGTFLDERILVRARDGEAVDVPAEEVDYMDVSARQMVSAATAMIPFLEHDDANRALMGANMQRQAVPLVRAEAPLVGTGMEYRAALDSGDVVRAAKAGVVQEVSADLVTVANDDGTYISYKINKFTRSNQGNCYNQQVRVDAGQRVEEGQLIADGPATDGGEMALGRNLLVAFMPWEGYNYEDAIILSQRIVQDDVLSSIHIEEHEIDARDTKLGPEEITRDIPNVSEEVLADLDERGIIRIGAEVRDGDLLVGKVTPKGETELTPEERLLRAIFGEKAREVRDTSMKVPHGETGTVIGVKVFDREDGDELPPGVNQLVRVYVANKRKITDGDKLAGRHGNKGVISRILPVEDMPFLEDGTPVDVILNPLGVPGRMNIGQILELHLGWAASRGWKIDGDPEWAELIPADAREATPGTRVASPVFDGAREQEISGLLDSTLPTRDGQRLIDHSGKAKLFDGRSGEPFPDEISVGYMYILKLHHLVDDKIHARSTGPYSMITQQPLGGKAQFGGQRFGEMEVWALEAYGAAYALQELLTIKSDDVTGRVKVYESIVKGDNVPEPGIPESFKVLIKEMQSLCLNVEVLSSDGTQIDLRESDTEVFRAAEELGIDLSRREPSSVEEV; encoded by the coding sequence TTGGCTGCCTCGCGCACTGCGAAGAAGACTGTGTCCACCGCTCGAACGGCTTCCGGCCGTCTGAGCTTTGCAAAGATCAGGGAGCCTCTCGAGGTGCCCGACCTCCTGGCCCTCCAGACCGAGAGCTTCGACTGGCTCCTCGGCAACGAGGCCTGGCAGGCGCGCGTCGCCGCGGCCAAGGCCGAGGGTCGCAACGACATCCCCACCACCTCCGGTCTGGAGGAGATCTTCGAGGAGATCTCCCCGATCGAGGACTTCTCCGGCTCCATGTCGCTGAGCTTCCGCGACCACCGGTTCGAGGAGCAGAAGTACTCCATCGAGGAGTGCCAGGAGAAGGACATGACCTACTCCGCGCCCCTCTTCGTGACCGCGGAGTTCATCAACAACTCCACCGGTGAGATCAAGAGCCAGACCGTCTTCATGGGCGACTTCCCGCTCATGACGCCGCGCGGCACCTTCATCGTCAACGGCACCGAGCGTGTCGTCGTCTCCCAGCTGGTCCGCTCCCCGGGCGTCTACTTCGAGCGCTCGCTCGACAAGACCTCGGACAAGGACATCTTCTCCGCCAAGATCATCCCCAGCCGCGGCGCGTGGCTGGAGTTCGAGATCGACAAGCGCGACCAGGTCGGCGTCCGCGTGGACCGCAAGCGCAAGCAGAGCGTCACCGTGCTGCTCAAGGCGCTGGGCTGGACCGAGGCGCAGATCCTCGAGGAGTTCGGCGACTACGAGTCCATCCGGGCGACCCTGGAGAAGGACCACACCGCCGGCCAGGACGAGGCCCTGCTGGACATCTACCGCAAGCTGCGCCCGGGCGAGCCGCCGACCAAGGAGGCCGCGCAGAACCTGCTCGACAACCTCTACTTCAACCCCAAGCGCTACGACCTGGCCAAGGTCGGTCGCTACAAGATCAACAAGAAGCTGGGGCTGCAGGCGCCGCTCGAGGACTCCGTCCTCGGCATCGACGACGTCGTCGCGACCATCAAGTACCTCGTCGCGCTGCACGCCGGCCAGGACACCCTCGCGATGCCCGCCGGCGACACCCTCGTCGAGGTCGACGACATCGACCACTTCGGCAACCGTCGTCTGCGCAGCGTCGGCGAGCTCATCCAGAACCAGGTCCGCACCGGCCTGTCCCGGATGGAGCGCGTCGTCCGCGAGCGCATGACCACGCAGGACGTCGAGGCCATCACGCCGCAGACGCTGATCAACATCCGGCCGGTCGTCGCCTCCATCAAGGAGTTCTTCGGCACCAGCCAGCTGTCGCAGTTCATGGACCAGAACAACCCGCTCTCCGGGCTGACGCACAAGCGTCGTCTGTCCGCGCTGGGCCCGGGTGGTCTGTCCCGTGACCGCGCCGGCATGGAGGTCCGTGACGTCCACCCGTCGCACTACGGCCGCATGTGCCCGATCGAGACCCCCGAGGGCCCGAACATCGGTCTGATCGGCTCGCTGGCCTCCTACGGCCGCATCAACCCGTTCGGCTTCGTCGAGACCCCCTACCGCCGGGTCGTCGACGGCAAGGTGACCGACGAGGTCGACTACCTGTCCGCCGACGAGGAGGACCGCTTCGTCATCGCCCAGGCCAACGCGAACCTCGCCGAGGACGGCACCTTCCTCGACGAGCGCATCCTGGTGCGTGCGCGTGACGGCGAGGCCGTCGACGTGCCCGCCGAGGAGGTCGACTACATGGACGTCTCCGCGCGCCAGATGGTGTCCGCGGCGACCGCCATGATCCCCTTCCTCGAGCACGACGACGCCAACCGTGCCCTCATGGGCGCCAACATGCAGCGTCAGGCCGTGCCGCTGGTGCGCGCCGAGGCCCCGCTGGTCGGCACCGGTATGGAGTACCGCGCCGCCCTGGACTCCGGTGACGTCGTGCGTGCCGCCAAGGCGGGCGTCGTCCAGGAGGTGTCGGCCGACCTGGTCACCGTCGCCAACGACGACGGCACCTACATCTCCTACAAGATCAACAAGTTCACCCGCTCCAACCAGGGCAACTGCTACAACCAGCAGGTCCGGGTCGACGCCGGTCAGCGCGTCGAGGAGGGTCAGCTCATCGCCGACGGTCCTGCGACCGACGGTGGCGAGATGGCGCTGGGTCGCAACCTGCTCGTGGCGTTCATGCCGTGGGAGGGCTACAACTACGAGGACGCGATCATCCTCTCCCAGCGGATCGTGCAGGACGACGTCCTGTCCTCGATCCACATCGAGGAGCACGAGATCGACGCCCGCGACACCAAGCTGGGCCCCGAGGAGATCACGCGGGACATCCCGAACGTCTCCGAGGAGGTGCTGGCCGACCTCGACGAGCGCGGCATCATCCGCATCGGTGCCGAGGTCCGCGACGGCGACCTGCTCGTCGGCAAGGTCACGCCCAAGGGCGAGACCGAGCTGACCCCGGAGGAGCGCCTGCTGCGCGCCATCTTCGGCGAGAAGGCCCGTGAGGTCCGCGACACCTCGATGAAGGTCCCGCACGGCGAGACCGGCACGGTCATCGGCGTCAAGGTCTTCGACCGCGAGGACGGCGACGAGCTGCCCCCGGGCGTCAACCAGCTGGTCCGCGTCTACGTGGCCAACAAGCGCAAGATCACCGACGGTGACAAGCTCGCGGGCCGTCACGGAAACAAGGGCGTCATCTCCCGGATCCTGCCCGTCGAGGACATGCCGTTCCTCGAGGACGGCACCCCGGTGGACGTCATCCTCAACCCGCTGGGTGTCCCCGGTCGTATGAACATCGGCCAGATCCTCGAGCTGCACCTCGGCTGGGCCGCCTCCCGCGGCTGGAAGATCGACGGCGACCCGGAGTGGGCCGAGCTCATCCCGGCCGACGCCCGCGAGGCGACTCCCGGCACCCGCGTCGCCAGCCCGGTGTTCGACGGTGCGCGCGAGCAGGAGATCTCGGGTCTGCTCGACTCGACCCTCCCGACCCGCGACGGCCAGCGCCTGATCGACCACTCCGGCAAGGCCAAGCTGTTCGACGGTCGCTCCGGCGAGCCGTTCCCGGACGAGATCTCGGTCGGCTACATGTACATCCTCAAGCTGCACCACCTCGTGGACGACAAGATCCACGCCCGCAGCACCGGCCCCTACTCGATGATCACCCAGCAGCCGCTCGGTGGTAAGGCGCAGTTCGGTGGCCAGCGCTTCGGCGAGATGGAGGTCTGGGCGCTCGAGGCCTACGGCGCCGCCTACGCGCTGCAGGAGCTGCTGACGATCAAGTCCGACGACGTGACCGGTCGCGTCAAGGTCTACGAGTCCATCGTCAAGGGCGACAACGTGCCCGAGCCGGGCATTCCCGAGTCGTTCAAGGTGCTCATCAAGGAGATGCAGTCGCTCTGCCTGAACGTCGAGGTCCTCTCCTCCGACGGCACTCAGATCGACCTGCGAGAGTCCGACACCGAGGTGTTCCGGGCCGCGGAGGAGCTGGGCATCGACCTGTCCCGCCGCGAGCCCAGCTCTGTCGAAGAGGTGTAG
- the rplL gene encoding 50S ribosomal protein L7/L12 — translation MAKLSTEELLDQFKEMTLIELSEFVKAFEETFEVTAAAPVAVAAAAPGAAGGDAGADAAEEQDEFDVVLESAGDKKIQVIKEVRALTSLGLKEAKDLVDGAPKPVLEKVDKDTANKAKEQLEGAGATVTLK, via the coding sequence ATGGCGAAGCTGAGCACCGAGGAGCTCCTTGACCAGTTCAAGGAGATGACCCTGATCGAGCTGTCCGAGTTCGTCAAGGCCTTCGAGGAGACCTTCGAGGTCACCGCCGCCGCCCCGGTCGCCGTCGCGGCCGCCGCCCCCGGCGCTGCCGGCGGCGACGCCGGTGCCGACGCGGCCGAGGAGCAGGACGAGTTCGACGTCGTCCTCGAGTCCGCTGGTGACAAGAAGATCCAGGTCATCAAGGAGGTCCGCGCGCTGACCTCCCTCGGCCTCAAGGAGGCCAAGGACCTCGTCGACGGCGCCCCCAAGCCCGTCCTCGAGAAGGTCGACAAGGACACGGCCAACAAGGCCAAGGAGCAGCTCGAGGGCGCCGGCGCGACCGTCACCCTCAAGTGA
- the rplJ gene encoding 50S ribosomal protein L10 produces the protein MATPEKAAAIAELTEKFRSSGAAVLTEYRGLTVSQLTQLRGSMREHATYAVVKNTLTKRAAAEAGIEGLDEHLTGPTAIAFVTGDPVEAAKGLRDFAKANPALVIKAGVLDGKPLSPEEITKLADLESREVLLAKLAGAMKANLSKAVYLFAAPLSQTARVVDALRAKVEEQGGSAPVAEASADAAPAEAAADATTDAAEGGDDS, from the coding sequence ATGGCGACGCCCGAGAAGGCTGCAGCCATTGCCGAGCTGACGGAGAAGTTCCGTAGCTCCGGCGCGGCCGTGCTGACGGAGTACCGCGGCCTGACGGTGAGCCAGCTCACCCAGCTGCGCGGCTCCATGCGCGAGCACGCCACCTACGCCGTGGTGAAGAACACGCTGACCAAGCGGGCAGCTGCCGAGGCCGGTATCGAGGGCCTCGACGAGCACCTGACGGGTCCCACGGCCATCGCCTTCGTCACCGGTGACCCGGTCGAGGCGGCCAAGGGCCTGCGTGACTTCGCCAAGGCCAACCCGGCCCTGGTCATCAAGGCGGGTGTTCTCGACGGCAAGCCGTTGAGCCCCGAGGAGATCACCAAGCTCGCGGACCTCGAGTCCCGCGAGGTCCTGCTGGCCAAGCTCGCCGGCGCCATGAAGGCGAACCTGAGCAAGGCCGTCTACCTCTTCGCCGCGCCGCTGTCGCAGACCGCCCGTGTGGTGGATGCGCTGCGCGCCAAGGTGGAGGAGCAGGGCGGTTCCGCCCCCGTGGCCGAGGCTTCCGCCGACGCCGCACCGGCCGAGGCTGCAGCCGACGCCACCACTGACGCCGCCGAGGGTGGCGACGACAGCTGA
- a CDS encoding type IV toxin-antitoxin system AbiEi family antitoxin domain-containing protein yields MDHGIARLLEAQGGVSSTRELERAGMSRHAVADAVRRGELVRVRRDAVVLAASLSRVAPWERRALITRAVGHSLARGGAPGDEDEGGSVHALSHASALTVHGLPTYGEADVVHLCRTDGARGRRDGTVWVHRPVDPEWTTVVDGLRVVTPVLAALQVAATDGPEPGLVALDGVLHDARERDRQTGGTTEHDAALAEVARVLEARLVGRSRATRQVVELADGRSESVGESRSRWLLHLLGLGPWELQHEVRDESGQLVGVADLKLVGHAVLLEFDGQLKYDDRRDLVAEKQREDRIRALGYEFVRLVWADLERPQHVRQRVLEALDRAVSRRRRPA; encoded by the coding sequence GTGGACCATGGCATCGCGCGACTGCTGGAGGCGCAGGGCGGCGTCTCGAGCACCCGGGAGCTGGAGCGGGCCGGTATGTCGCGTCACGCCGTGGCCGACGCCGTGCGCCGCGGCGAGCTGGTGCGGGTGCGCCGCGACGCCGTCGTGCTCGCGGCCTCCCTCTCCCGGGTCGCGCCGTGGGAGCGGCGGGCCCTGATCACCCGGGCGGTCGGGCACAGCCTGGCGAGAGGCGGTGCCCCGGGTGACGAGGACGAGGGCGGGAGCGTCCATGCCCTCAGCCATGCCAGCGCCCTGACCGTGCACGGGCTGCCCACCTACGGAGAGGCCGACGTCGTCCACCTGTGCCGCACGGACGGGGCCCGCGGCAGGCGTGACGGCACCGTGTGGGTCCACCGCCCGGTCGATCCGGAGTGGACCACGGTCGTGGACGGGCTCCGGGTTGTCACGCCGGTGCTCGCCGCGCTGCAGGTCGCGGCCACCGACGGGCCGGAGCCCGGCCTCGTCGCGCTCGACGGCGTGCTCCACGACGCGCGTGAACGCGACCGGCAGACCGGCGGCACGACCGAGCACGACGCAGCGCTGGCCGAGGTGGCGCGGGTCCTGGAGGCCCGGCTCGTGGGGCGGTCGCGGGCGACGCGCCAGGTCGTCGAGCTCGCCGACGGCCGCAGCGAGTCGGTGGGCGAGAGCCGCAGCCGCTGGCTCCTGCACCTGCTCGGCCTCGGCCCGTGGGAGCTGCAGCACGAGGTCCGTGACGAGAGCGGTCAGCTCGTCGGCGTCGCCGACCTCAAGCTGGTCGGGCACGCGGTGCTCCTGGAGTTCGACGGCCAGCTGAAGTACGACGACCGGCGCGACCTCGTCGCCGAGAAGCAGCGCGAGGACCGGATCCGGGCGCTGGGCTACGAGTTCGTCCGGCTCGTCTGGGCCGATCTCGAGCGACCGCAGCACGTGCGCCAGCGGGTGCTCGAGGCGCTCGATCGGGCCGTGAGCCGGCGCCGTCGCCCGGCCTGA
- the rplA gene encoding 50S ribosomal protein L1: MKRSKAYRAAAEKIEDGKLYTPVEAIRLAKETATTKFDATIEVALRLGVDPRKADQLVRGTVNLPNGTGKTARVVVLANGDKAEAAREAGADWVGSDDLIEKIGGGWTDFDAVVATPDLMGKVGRLGKVLGPRGLMPNPKTGTVTMDTAKAVSDIKGGKIEFRVDKHSNLHFIIGKASFDEAALVQNYGAAIDEVLRLKPSASKGRYVTKATMATSMGPGIPLDPSRVSSLTEAAAE; this comes from the coding sequence ATGAAGCGCAGCAAGGCCTACCGCGCCGCCGCCGAGAAGATCGAGGACGGCAAGCTCTACACCCCGGTCGAGGCCATCCGCCTCGCCAAGGAGACGGCCACCACCAAGTTCGACGCCACCATCGAAGTGGCCCTGCGCCTGGGCGTCGACCCGCGCAAGGCCGACCAGCTGGTCCGCGGCACCGTCAACCTGCCCAACGGCACCGGCAAGACGGCCCGGGTAGTCGTGCTGGCCAACGGTGACAAGGCCGAGGCCGCCCGCGAGGCCGGCGCCGACTGGGTCGGCTCCGACGACCTGATCGAGAAGATCGGTGGCGGCTGGACCGACTTCGACGCCGTCGTCGCCACCCCGGACCTCATGGGCAAGGTCGGCCGCCTCGGCAAGGTCCTGGGCCCCCGTGGTCTCATGCCGAACCCGAAGACCGGCACCGTCACGATGGACACCGCCAAGGCCGTGTCCGACATCAAGGGCGGCAAGATCGAGTTCCGCGTCGACAAGCACAGCAACCTGCACTTCATCATCGGCAAGGCCTCCTTCGACGAGGCCGCGCTGGTGCAGAACTACGGTGCTGCCATCGACGAGGTCCTGCGTCTGAAGCCGTCGGCCTCCAAGGGTCGCTACGTCACCAAGGCCACCATGGCCACCTCGATGGGCCCCGGCATCCCGCTGGACCCGTCCCGCGTGAGCAGCCTCACCGAGGCCGCCGCGGAGTGA
- the rplK gene encoding 50S ribosomal protein L11 has translation MPPKKKVSGFIKLQIQAGAATPAPPVGPALGQHGVNIMEFVKAYNAATESQRGNVIPVEITVYEDRSFTFITKTPPAAELIKKAAGVAKGSGEPHKTKVAKLTDAQLTEIAEMKMQDLNANDVEMAKRIIAGTARSMGITVE, from the coding sequence ATGCCCCCCAAGAAGAAGGTCTCCGGCTTCATCAAGCTGCAGATCCAGGCCGGTGCGGCCACGCCCGCCCCGCCCGTCGGCCCCGCGCTGGGTCAGCACGGCGTCAACATCATGGAGTTCGTCAAGGCGTACAACGCCGCGACGGAGTCCCAGCGTGGCAACGTCATCCCGGTCGAGATCACGGTCTACGAGGACCGCTCGTTCACCTTCATCACCAAGACCCCGCCGGCCGCCGAGCTCATCAAGAAGGCTGCCGGCGTCGCCAAGGGTTCCGGCGAGCCGCACAAGACGAAGGTCGCCAAGCTGACCGACGCGCAGCTCACCGAGATCGCCGAGATGAAGATGCAGGACCTGAACGCCAACGACGTCGAGATGGCCAAGCGCATCATCGCCGGCACCGCGCGTTCCATGGGCATCACCGTCGAGTGA